The Gigantopelta aegis isolate Gae_Host chromosome 9, Gae_host_genome, whole genome shotgun sequence genomic sequence cacacacacacacacactaatcattggctattgatgtCAACAATTTGATCATTGTGAAACGTAGAGTAAAACTccttacattttcccattaacgGCGagggaatttttatatgcacttcccacagacagcatggctatttctcgttatagccagtgcaccccaactggtatatcaaaggccgtggtatgtactaccctgtctgtgggatggtgcatataaaagaccccttgctgctccccttgctgctaattgaaaagagtagcccatgaagtggcgccacgggtttcctctctcaatatcttgtgtggtccttaaccatatttcgacgccatataaccgtaaataaaatagtgttgagtgcgtcgttaaataaaacatatacttctgtctttctttcttttcgattagcagcaaggtattttttgtatgcaccatcccatagataggatagcgcattccacggcctttgaggtaccagtcgtggtgcactggctggagcgagaaatagcccactgacggggatcgatcctaaaccaaccgcgcatcaacgagcgctttaccactgggcgctACAGTATATAGACACCGTAGACACCAAAtaacacaatctgattaaaattagctctactgggtctaccagtagatctaacagcattgcgtggactcccatgtccaggtgacatttcaggtgacatttcatctataaataacaattttaatatcgaccaattacacttcgccttttacagccttattcgggagcatacaaattctaaaaatatcggacgagactatttatgcaataggcgaacttgttggtctatttcaacattgaaaaaacagggggaaacgtgcagtaataaactctggattgtatactagtataaacagattttatggctataccatcacggttttttgtttgttttgaaacgaattttatattgcaattagtttccggcatacttcgtaattcacccgaatcatttcgcataatcccgaatgttttcaaattcttttcaaatcactggcatgattttgcaagaaaggttttgattggtcgaatgaaaggtcagctggacatgagctccaacgggctgctgttagatccacatgtaatagtggagctaattttaattagattgcaaatAGGcctagccgtagtttaaaatgtgcttcgGTTTTGTTAAATCATCCAATGCCTTTGTTTTCTATATGTTATGACTAGTATATTTACCACAGGACGTCAGGCAGGAAATGTTCTTCAGTGGTCGACAGTCTTGTTAAACAGATACAGGCATGGAGCGGACGGAAGAACTGTCCAAATCGCGACAACGAAAAATGCCTTTACACGGTACGCACTGGGCGAATAGTTTTGTTTCTCTATACtacattacaaataatatttagaaATTGTTTTAGGCTTtaaaataactgcatctgtaaaacaaaaaccgtTTGGAAAATATTCTACTTTATTTGCTATTTGTAAAAACACTGGTCAGTATATTAACTAAACAGCAGTACTCacaataaagaatgtcaactgCTTTCACGAGGTTGAAATTAATTTCCTTGATTAGTTTATGCTACAAATATCTACATTCGAATTTTGGGGTTAAATCTATCTCTACTACTTGGAAATTTGTTTCTTATAAGTGTATTGGATTAAAAAGTAGATGAAGCTCTCAGCACTATAGAGTATCGCTATTTTATTTACGTCTTGACCAATgagtctttttgttttttaaattgcacataattacattttgttttccaaagcaggtttccttttctttcttatatCGAGCAAAACtggaattattgacaaaaaacacttaattttgttttgctggTACGAGGTAAAGTTGTATCTGTATGTACATAATTTATGCGGATACTCTGATACGGTAACGTCGTTTGATTACAGAAAAGGGTATCCTGGTACCTATTTATTTACAGGATTTACTGTTGTGTGAACTAgactgaaaagtaggtcacagtgacctagtaatagtacgcgataCGGCGCCATCCCATGTTgtttcctacatgtgaggtctgacggtcctgtatgcaagatatggtccggacaaggattcactgttatgtgcagtggaCCGTGACaaataggtcacagtgacttagtaatagtacgcgacaccgTCATCCCaggttgttcctacatgtgaggtttaatggtcctgtatgcaaaatatgttccggacaagaaaacgttaacagacggacggacgaacaacgccataccatattacgacccatcatagacggcGGTATAAAATGATTAATCCAATGCAATAGATAATATCTGTTCATCTTGTTGTGTATTAGTTGCAGTTGCAGTTAATCTTAACTGAAGGCCATAAGAAACTTtaccactttaaaaaaaacccctgaaaAACAAGTTCAAACTAAATCAATCCAAAAGAAATAGTCCAAACACAAGAATACTGTATGCAGAAAATAATACCCGTCCACGGCACGTTTTGGAGGGAACACGCGAAATAGTAAAAAGCACGTGCCTCATGAGCAACCGCAACTGCACGTGCAATAAGGGTATAAAAACGGTTTAGACGGCATGTCAGACATCCAtaacgataaaaaaaaatcaccgtAGGAATACCATAACTAACACCCGAACAACGTGAGCGAGCCCTGTGTATGGTACAGATGGGAACCACCCATGCCCACATCGCAAGTACCTTCGGTTGTTCCCGTATTGCTGTAACGAACTTTATGCAACGTTACAGGCGGACAGGGCAGACATCAGACAGGCCAAGATCAGGCAGACTCAGGGTGACCACGCCTCATGATGACCGGTACTTGCATACCTTGCATCTCCGGAATCGCTTCCTGACAGTAACGTCTCAGCGACGAATGCCTTAGGTCACAGGGTTAGTCAACAGTAGCCAGGCGACTCGAGGCTTATGGAATAAAGGCTTACAGAGCACACAGAGGACAGTTATTAACAGCGCAACATCGTCGTCCGAGATTGAGATGGGCATTGACTGTACGACGTTGGCAGAGTGGATGGAAGATGACGTGTTTATCTGCGAAAGGGAGAACAAACGGCGGCCTGTTGCGTTCAGGAGGTCGTGGCATATGGTGGatggagtgtcatgatgtgtgGGAGGAATCTGTGGGCAGGGGAGGACACCACTAGTCATCGTTAATGGAAACTTGACAGCTCAGCGTTACATGGATGCCATTCTCCGTTCGATTGTCCTACCATTTCTCCAACAGAAACCACGTGGTGTACTTTAtcagcatgacaacgccaggccccATACAGCCAGAATCGTACAGAACTTCCGTGGAGCCAACAACGTCAACGTGTTGCAGTGGCCTGCATTTTCGCCAGACACGTTCCCATAGAGCACCCATGGGATGTCATGTATCGTCGTGTTCGACAACGTCCACACCCTCCAGCCAACCAACAAAATCCAGGCCCTCCAAAATTGTTTGGAGTTATAAATTtatgaatggatttatggatgtaacccagagaaaatgtgcatgaaacagctcaaagaaatgcaaccaagcagttgttgcagcgattgcatgctttgtgcaagaaacatggaatattcgggcgaaatgctgtccagtgttcatcATAAAatgccagacattcagtcgcaaatcattgacactctgtgcagcctccagaagtcagaaaaacaccattagtgaactgtttgctgcaattttgtcATGCCACGcatcagtgaaaatgacagatggtgagtcatagggatgcttggaTCTGGGAcccgcagcgtgacgtcgcatggcaattcaacgtccacagaaacaccatacgGCACTTacggcaacgatatcaacaaaacaaccaggtcagggactgtccccgtagcggccgaccacccgtgacagcccctcgccaagacacatggatccgaacgaCGCATCCAGCAAGCAACCCTCACAGCCAgtaccatccctttctccagcatttagtggcctcaatgagatgacggtgccaggcctgtatcaatgctcaaggtggacacactcactactgactgtgtgaacttcgctctggaccccctttagtcatgtggctcatttgcatatggcaggtgcgcccttttcatggactattgctcatttacataccttcggacatttctctttccatgttataacgtttcatacacggcagtaaaaacttatcatcaattatctttgtcttttgtgtgtcacaataacttttgacTTTTAGTATATAATGAAACGCTTTCAGCTTGGTGTCAACACGACGTCCATGATAACGGCCAGGCACGAAACTCCCACCAAGGGATATGTGGACGACTTAAAGTTTGACTTCACACAAGACAACACAATATGTAAAATCCACGTGAGTTATCCATAGAAGGTATATTAATATAGACCGTGTTGATAGCTCAGCTTGGTAATGTTAACTCATATTTCATAGTATTTGTAtatactgtttttattatttaattgatgtttaatttgttattgtaatattgATTATTTGATATGTACAACTATATATAACTGCATAGTAGAATACTTCGTAGTAGTGGTGACGTTACTCTGGCGCCATGTATACAAATGAACTAAGTCGCGTGACCAAATGCGgctttctgattggctgacctcaCCCCCTACCACTCCCTACTTAAATGTATGCTGACGTGGCATAAAACTCGTGACACTGATTTGTTCTACTTTTCGCGCgaccatttgttattaatataattttattttcttctagTATTTGTGTTGCAACAAATACGAACGCTGCATTTTACATTGTATTACAACGTGAGACAGCTAATGATTAAAGCTAGATTCATACTTCACCGCTTTTGCTTCTGTTCAAACCTATTCCTCATTTTTCAGTGAAgggaggaagaaggaaatgttttatttaacgacactctcaacacgttttatttacggttatatggcgtcggacatattgttaagaaccacacagatattgggagaggaaacccgctgttgccacttcatgggctactattttcgattagcagcaagggatcttttatatgcgccatcccacagacagaataacacataccacggcctttgctataccagtcgtgatgcactggctggagcgaaaaatagccaaatgggcccaccgacggggattaattccagaccgaccgcgcatcaagcgaacactttaccactttaCCAATATAAAGACGGTCTTACTGGACCACACTTTGAGTGACATAGTAAAGTTGTCACCTCCCCAAGTTTTACAATCTTTATCTTTTCGTTAGTTTAAACCTGTTACCATagaatacataataaataattgtccTTTTATATCTTTCACAACGTTAGTAATAACGCTGGGTAGTACTCCGTTAGGGAGATTAccaacgtttgacatccaatggccgatgattaatagattgAAAACATAGTTTATTGCATAAcatatagtatacatgtatatacaaaaggattgggcataAGTTATCCAACTTATGAGGCCCTCTCCGAATCACAAccattaaattgtacaataatggcGACTGCAATTTTCAATCAATCGGTCAATCAATCATAGTAAATGTTTGAGAAAAACGACTGAAAggacagaaaaggaaaagaaaagaaatagaaataaTCGGTGGtttaacagtattcattattaacattttatcttctCAGACAGCCCAACTGGtaagtaataacaatataatagtaaaagtaacaacacataaataaatgaataaataaataaatgattccaCACCACGAGATAAAGTTTTTGTAATTCAAATCGTTGtctgtttaatgtatttgtgaTCATGCTCAAATATGTGTTTATTGGTATTATCATTAAACGTGTCTTGACCGTTTAATATCAGCTGAAGTGTAATTGGTTCAAAACGGTTTAGAAATGTTAACACGATTTGTCTTTGCTGGTTAAAAATTGACGTTCAAAGAAataatgatgattaataaatcaaagtgttctagtggtgtcgtcaaacaaaacgaactttaactcTTTTGAGGGGTGGGGCAGGCAGAGTAATAGAATAGTTTATCTTTCAATGACGACAACCAACTGAATCATGAGGTTTATGgtcaaacaaaacgaactttaactcTTTTGAGGGGTGGGGCAGGCAGAGTAATAGAATAGTTTATCTTTCAATGACGACAACCAACTGAATCATGAGGTTTATGGTCAAACAAACACACTCTCGTCTGCTACTAAAATGTTCATGGGCTTTTTCTTTATCACAAATGCCTCTACAACTACACacaaaatactaattaaaaagACGGACCTagttacagtagctataataaTCCATTCCAGTGGTGTTCTGCCATTGGATAGCTCGCATATTCAGTTTCGTtgattgtttttaaacagtgtACTGTTTGATTGAATTACGATATAACATTCTGTTatgattttgtaaaataatggcaGTACCTTACTTACTGTTTGTTGAAAGTGTACCCATGTTTGTATTGCAGGGTTACAGCACATCTCGAACATGGTATGCCGTTTTGGACTATGGGACAAACTACTGTAACCTCTTTAACCTGATACAAGGTGTGTGCACGTGTTTACATTtaacataaacaataataacagcTAGTATTACAGGCGAAAGTAGTTTCTTCGGTAATCGAACAGTAAGATCCGAATTGATGAAACCTGTTTtacttaaacgcaggtgtttaagcattgcaaatATATTCCTACTATATGCATTCAGATGCGTAAGAAAAAACACCTTTCGGATATTCTGCCACTGGtttccat encodes the following:
- the LOC121380768 gene encoding uncharacterized protein LOC121380768, with translation MTFPSAAPRLVSLRLARDCRLDKECLPTRCFHSSVMLSPMKSSSLVVVVLMVFFPDPVPAPLHASCNVDWTSGRKCSSVVDSLVKQIQAWSGRKNCPNRDNEKCLYTLGVNTTSMITARHETPTKGYVDDLKFDFTQDNTICKIHGYSTSRTWYAVLDYGTNYCNLFNLIQGIGLDKSANYTETTNDSICTQHSTANCDKY